A stretch of the Bos indicus isolate NIAB-ARS_2022 breed Sahiwal x Tharparkar chromosome 13, NIAB-ARS_B.indTharparkar_mat_pri_1.0, whole genome shotgun sequence genome encodes the following:
- the ZNF831 gene encoding zinc finger protein 831 isoform X2, with amino-acid sequence MDVPELACPTSPARDQPAPASGPPGAPGGQASPHLTLGPVILSREQGLAPTVFLKALPIPLYHTVPPGGLQPRAPLVTGSLDGGSLPFVLGPLLQPEGLGPTRAGKPVAPGLTVNIVGALPILSPGLGPALGSPGKVRNAGRYLCPHCGRDCLKPSVLEKHIRSHTGERPFPCATCGIAFKTQSNLYKHRRTQTHLNNSRLSSESDGGGSSLLEEGEKAAEPTGADRALSQRPLSPGTHAAGHCPVPTVHVSLVAKNLDSKLDAVPCRGSTFDIKEAPVDSAPGLPLASPQSRWKLPEPRSPTASRPSSALQQQQVEKPGDSKPSEGRLRKCESTDSGYLSRSDSAEQPPAAGSPLHSLSEHSAESEGEGGPGPGRAERVAGLELEKRRLEERIARLISHNQAVVDDPQLAHVRPRKTVLSKQGSIDLPMPYTYKDSFHFDLRPPGPGRLPAALRAARSTCTPQDRARPLFFHSVPTQLSTGTDCVPVTRSNSLPFVEGTGTWPEPPEPRDSWPQKQKPLSPRPTPARLADAPGGHPRALVRQAAVEDLPCPLTADALAPAEDPEGKRPAAEEGSASKGQAAAKKRGQRKLKMFSQEKWQVYGKDTFKSIYQRAKASHRGGRKATEVTVGGGAALERPLQQEASGGGDTVVGAKPGPWASPPVLAGLLVTEPHKQRETVAGTGGPDQLGSNRAVSPPTLSSGEALCLDSKSPLLPPHEGPELECQQFPASGPPKGGDLEAPRPDSKLEGGTCGGEGTKETCQQAHVVPRGPGGSSGEPKALEDKLPSERKKLKVEELSCQELLGAGGEIPGGPMQTASPPPQNQDTDPGEKPGGLPGSGNSTESVISGALRWEGPQDTEPPPRPPGCPSQLASHPPAPHTLTDSVDMVFPPQYLLRFPQRDTRPLSPLPQKLDQGQDSICKRRGPEVQTSFAESGQGALLPPCPISGQAPAGEDSCWKYPSWSRSCDQRKGLQREERGGLNAGIPIARALKGSASFLPASMCESWRSGTHDTQEISRSNTVARAGPSGGVLNSWEPTGELGAPSESATQAPSSGSLACCSHQAGSSLSASMAPHWPELALRTNAEPARSCGVQGSFPSLRAEPRLTWCCLSRSLPLPMEQKEKDASVYLGLHLPGGGLQGEGPDAWLVSKTVSGAWTRIRPGDGGQMQMSKPEGCCPGTGCLSQSGRNDGLVEERRCLVGAAGGNI; translated from the exons ATGGATGTGCCAGAACTCGCCTGTCCTACCTCGCCTGCCAGGGACCAGCCGGCACCTGCTTCTGGCCCCCCAGGGGCCCCGGGTGGGCAGGCATCGCCTCACTTGACCCTGGGCCCCGTCATCCTGTCTCGGGAGCAGGGCCTGGCCCCCACCGTGTTCCTGAAGGCCCTGCCCATCCCGCTGTACCACACAGTGCCTCCGGGAGGGCTCCAGCCACGTGCTCCCCTCGTGACAGGCAGTCTGGACGGGGGCAGCCTGCCCTTCGTTCTCGGCCCCCTGCTGCAGCCTGAAGGGCTTGGTCCCACCCGAGCAGGGAAGCCGGTGGCCCCGGGGCTCACAGTGAACATCGTGGGTGCTCTGCCCATCCTGTCACCGGGCCTGGGGCCCGCTCTGGGCAGCCCAGGCAAGGTGCGCAACGCTGGCAGGTACCTGTGCCCACACTGCGGCCGGGACTGCCTGAAGCCCAGCGTTCTGGAGAAGCACATTCGGTCCCACACAGGGGAGCGGCCCTTCCCCTGCGCCACCTGCGGCATTGCCTTTAAGACCCAGAGCAACTTATATAAGCACAGACGGACCCAGACACACCTCAACAACTCCAGACTCTCTTCGGAGTCTGACGGTGGAGGGAGCAGCCTCCTAGAGGAAGGTGAAAAGGCTGCTGAGCCCACGGGGGCCGACCGGGCGCTATCACAAAGACCCCTTTCTCCCGGCACCCACGCCGCTGGGCACTGCCCAGTGCCCACCGTGCATGTGTCCCTGGTTGCCAAGAACCTGGATTCGAAGTTGGACGCTGTTCCCTGTCGGGGGTCCACGTTTGATATCAAGGAGGCCCCTGTAGACTCTGCTCCCGGGCTCCCGCTGGCCAGCCCGCAGTCGAGGTGGAAGCTGCCAGAGCCTCGGTCCCCGACGGCCAGTAGGCCGAGCTCAGCGCTGCAGCAACAGCAGGTGGAGAAGCCTGGAGACTCCAAGCCCTCGGAGGGCCGGCTGCGGAAGTGCGAGAGCACCGACTCGGGCTACCTGTCCCGTTCGGACAGCGCGGAGCAGCCGCCGGCCGCCGGCAGCCCCCTGCACAGCCTGTCGGAGCACAGCGCCGAGTCCGAGGGCGAGGGCGGCCCCGGGCCCGGGCGCGCGGAGCGGGTGGCTGGTCTGGAGCTGGAGAAGAGGCGGCTGGAGGAACGCATCGCCAGGCTCATCTCGCACAACCAGGCTGTGGTGGACGACCCCCAGCTGGCACACGTGCGGCCCCGCAAGACGGTCCTGTCCAAGCAGGGTAGCATTGACCTGCCCATGCCTTATACCTACAAGGACTCCTTCCACTTCGATCTGCGGCCGCCGGGACCCGGGAGGCTGCCGGCCGCCCTGCGTGCCGCGCGCTCCACCTGCACGCCCCAGGACAGGGCACGCCCCCTCTTCTTCCACTCGGTCCCCACGCAGCTCTCCACTGGCACCGATTGCGTGCCAGTCACCAGGAGCAACTCACTGCCCTTCGTCGAGGGCACCGGGACGTGGCCGGAGCCGCCGGAACCCCGGGACTCCTGGCCCCAGAAGCAGAAACCTCTGAGCCCCAGGCCCACCCCCGCCCGCCTAGCTGATGCCCCCGGCGGGCACCCTCGGGCTCTAGTCAGACAGGCGGCGGTGGAGGACCTGCCGTGTCCCCTGACCGCAGATGCCCTGGCCCCCGCGGAGGACCCAGAGGGAAAGAGACCAGCTGCTGAGGAGGGGTCTGCCAGCAAGGGCCAGGCAGCTGCTAAGAAACGCGGCCAGAGGAAACTGAAgatgttctcacaggagaagtgGCAAGTGTATGGGAAGGACACGTTCAAGAGCATCTACCAGAGAGCGAAAGCCAGTCACCGTGGAGGCAGGAAGGCTACCGAGGTGACAGTGGGCGGTGGGGCAGCGCTGGAGCGTCCTCTCCAGCAAGAGGCCTCAGGTGGTGGGGACACTGTTGTGGGGGCCAAGCCAGGGCCGTGGGCAAGTCCACCAGTCCTGGCAGGCCTCTTGGTGACTGAGCCCCATAAGCAGAGGGAGACAGTGGCTGGAACAGGAGGCCCTGACCAGCTGGGCTCTAACAGGGCCGTCTCACCCCCAACCCTCAGCAGTGGAGAAGCCCTCTGTTTGGACAGCAAGAGCCCTCTGCTTCCTCCACATGAGGGCCCGGAGCTGGAGTGTCAGCAGTTCCCAGCATCTGGTCCCCCCAAAGGGGGTGACCTAGAGGCTCCCAGGCCAGACTCCAAGCTGGAAGGTGGCACCTGCGGTGGTGAGGGCACCAAGGAAACCTGTCAGCAGGCCCATGTGGTCCCGAGAGGGCCTGGTGGGAGCTCAGGAGAGCCCAAGGCCCTGGAGGACAAGCTCCCCTCAGAgaggaagaagctgaaggtggagGAGCTAAGCTGCCAGGAGctcctgggagcaggaggagagatTCCTGGTGGCCCCATGCAGACTGCCTCACCACCACCTCAGAACCAGGACACTGACCCTGGGGAAAAGCCAGGGGGGCTGCCTGGAAGTGGCAACTCCACAGAGAGTGTCATATCTGgggccctgaggtgggagggtCCTCAAGACACGGAGCCTCCACCACGTCCCCCTGGGTGTCCCTCCCAACTGGCCTCCCACCCTCCGGCTCCTCACACcctcactgactcggtggacatggtCTTTCCTCCCCAGTACCTCCTCAGGTTTCCCCAGAGAGACACCCGCCCCCTGTCACCTCTCCCCCAGAAGCTGGACCAAGGCCAGGACTCTATCTGCAAGAGAAGGGGGCCTGAGGTACAGACATCCTTTGCCGAGTCAGGGCAGGgggccctcctgcctccctgtcctATCTCAGGCCAGGCCCCAGCTGGAGAAGACAGCTGCTGGAAATACCCCAGCTGGTCCAGGTCATGTGACCAGAGAAAGGGGctacagagagaggagaggggcgGCTTGAATGCTGGTATACCAATAGCCAGGGCCCTCAAGGGGTCAGCCTCCTTCTTGCCTGCCTCAATGTGTGAATCCTGGAGGAGTGGGACCCATGACACCCAAGAAATCTCCAGGAGCAACACTGTGGCGAGGGCCGGGCCCTCTGGGGGTGTCCTCAATTCCTGGGAACCCACTGGAGAGCTGGGGGCACCTTCTGAGAGTGCTACTCAAGCCCCTTCTTCAGGGTCTCTAGCCTGCTGCTCCCACCAGGCTGGCTCCTCTCTCTCGGCCAGCATGGCCCCCCACTGGCCTGAGTTGGCCTTGCGCACCAATGCAGAACCTGCCAGGAGCTGCGGGGTCCAGGGCTCTTTTCCATCGCTGAGGGCCGAGCCCCGGCTCACGTGGTGTTGCCTGAGCCGCAGCCTCCCCCTGCCAatggagcagaaggagaaggatgcTTCTGTGTACCTGGGCTTACATTTGCCTGGAGGTGGCCTCCAGGGTGAGGGTCCGGACGCCTGGCTGGTGAGCAAAACAGTGTCTGGAGCATGGACCAGGATACGCCCTGGAGATGGAGGGCAGATGCAGATGTCGAAG CCCGAGGGATGCTGTCCCGGGACCGGGTGTCTGAGCCAGAGTGGAAGAAACGACGGTCTCGTAGAAGAGCGAAGATGCCTCGTGGGAGCAGCAGGTGGAAACATCTGA